Proteins found in one Myxococcaceae bacterium JPH2 genomic segment:
- a CDS encoding YraN family protein, which yields MGRAAAPGERRGWGSTAEDSAVRFLEAQGWRVRARNWTCRYGELDVVAERDEFVCFVEVRMRSSTACGEPVDTVSFAKQRRVVKAAMHYLFKYDVRERMVRFDVISVVGRGAHATVEHIPGAFDAGM from the coding sequence ATGGGACGGGCGGCGGCGCCGGGAGAGCGGCGCGGGTGGGGGAGTACGGCGGAAGACAGCGCGGTGCGCTTCCTGGAGGCACAGGGGTGGCGCGTGCGGGCCCGCAACTGGACATGTCGCTACGGTGAGCTGGATGTGGTGGCCGAGCGCGACGAGTTCGTGTGCTTCGTCGAGGTGCGCATGCGCTCCTCCACCGCGTGCGGCGAGCCCGTGGACACGGTGTCGTTCGCCAAGCAGCGCCGCGTGGTGAAGGCGGCGATGCACTACCTCTTCAAGTATGACGTGCGCGAGCGCATGGTGCGCTTCGACGTCATCTCCGTGGTGGGGCGCGGCGCGCACGCCACGGTGGAACACATTCCTGGCGCCTTCGACGCCGGTATGTGA
- the rsmI gene encoding 16S rRNA (cytidine(1402)-2'-O)-methyltransferase gives MAGTLYLVATPIGNLGDITSRALETLRSARFLACEDTRHSRVLLDHFGIGGKDLVSLPAFAEGQRAGRILERIVEGEDCALITDAGSPGISDPGEKLVAEALERGVTVVPVPGATALVAALSASGLPTGRFHFLGFLPRKGPERHAMLEEVAPLSATLVLYESPRRLGETLVDLHAAWGERRACVARELTKLHEEFVRAPLSELAARYAAEEARGEVVVLVEGRTGERRWSEEEIQRALQEGLSRGEKLKALSTELARRAGWAGQEVYRLGLGLKQR, from the coding sequence ATGGCTGGAACGCTCTATCTCGTCGCCACTCCCATCGGAAACCTGGGGGACATCACCTCGCGGGCGCTGGAGACGCTGCGCTCGGCGCGCTTCCTCGCTTGCGAGGACACGCGGCACTCGCGGGTGTTGCTCGACCACTTTGGGATTGGGGGCAAGGACCTGGTGAGCCTGCCTGCCTTCGCCGAGGGCCAGCGGGCCGGGCGCATCCTGGAGCGCATCGTGGAGGGCGAGGACTGCGCCCTCATCACCGACGCCGGGAGCCCTGGCATCAGCGACCCCGGGGAGAAGCTGGTCGCCGAGGCCCTGGAGCGCGGGGTGACGGTGGTGCCGGTTCCTGGTGCCACGGCGCTGGTGGCCGCGCTGAGTGCGTCTGGCCTGCCCACGGGGCGGTTCCACTTCCTGGGCTTCCTGCCTCGGAAGGGACCTGAGCGCCACGCGATGCTGGAGGAAGTCGCTCCGCTGTCCGCCACGCTGGTTCTCTATGAGTCACCCCGTCGATTGGGCGAGACGCTCGTGGATCTCCACGCGGCCTGGGGCGAGCGGCGGGCCTGCGTGGCCCGCGAGCTGACCAAGCTCCATGAGGAGTTCGTTCGAGCGCCGCTGTCGGAGCTGGCCGCGCGCTATGCCGCCGAAGAGGCTCGGGGCGAAGTCGTGGTCCTGGTGGAAGGACGCACTGGTGAGCGGCGCTGGTCCGAGGAGGAGATTCAGCGTGCCCTCCAAGAGGGGCTGAGCCGGGGCGAGAAGCTCAAGGCGCTGAGCACCGAGCTGGCTCGCCGCGCGGGCTGGGCCGGTCAGGAAGTGTACCGGCTCGGCCTGGGACTGAAGCAGCGTTAA
- a CDS encoding ferritin, translating to MAGNSDTERSDVARIRAVLARELETINEYEAFAEASTNPEVRAFFLHLAAEEKEHVFEATHMLRMLDAGQDAHFTHPIAPGHFQQAIAGGKAAASAPPPSPSTAAPHGRTPPEPLTPLPPHRLIYGMPAPPPSEGSHPLTVGPLRRGGGGGR from the coding sequence ATGGCCGGAAACTCCGACACCGAGCGGTCTGACGTGGCGCGCATCCGCGCCGTGCTGGCGCGCGAGCTGGAGACCATCAACGAGTACGAGGCGTTCGCGGAGGCCTCGACCAATCCGGAAGTCCGCGCCTTCTTCCTGCACCTGGCGGCCGAGGAGAAGGAGCACGTCTTCGAGGCCACCCACATGCTGCGCATGCTGGATGCCGGACAGGACGCGCACTTCACGCACCCCATCGCGCCCGGGCACTTCCAGCAGGCCATCGCGGGAGGAAAGGCCGCGGCGTCCGCGCCGCCTCCCTCGCCCTCCACGGCCGCGCCCCATGGCCGCACGCCTCCCGAGCCGCTGACTCCCCTGCCCCCCCACCGCCTCATCTACGGCATGCCGGCCCCGCCCCCTTCCGAGGGCAGCCATCCGCTGACCGTGGGTCCCCTGCGCCGAGGCGGCGGCGGTGGACGCTGA
- a CDS encoding S1 RNA-binding domain-containing protein encodes MSDEKSGGNSGGPGGFGPKKPKATFGDVMLGIPSGGRSDERGGRGGGRGEGRDNRGPGRGGERDAQPRPQGDAAASARDDRRPRGGNDRGGQQRGPGGGDAGQRRPQGPMVVVKRASGVIETRGPAGDKPADATATAEETTATAEASAAAPAPAPRPVAPTPAPSSALYEEVAESESFADMFEAQVKDGGAPGRRSVRVGEKVAGTIFQLGADTAFVSLDGSAKSEAMIELRELKDDEGILRFGVGDRIEAHVVEMGARGILLSRALAKGNASMAMLAEARASGMPVEGMVLAVNKGGVEVAIGDVRAFCPISQLDIRFVEKPDQFIGEKLQFRVTEVRDRNVVLSRRSLLEDEQRRLATETRKNLADGKVVKGKVSGVRDFGVFVDLGGVEGMIPVSELSYQRVGHPSEVVKQGDEVEVEILRMEAAQPNSPDKSKQKERITLSLRARQEDPFKKALTELKEGDRLQGKVVRLQPFGAFVELRPGVDGLVHISALSDRRIAHPRDVVKEGEVVWVVIEKIDPNDKRIGLRRITEEEASRPPEERPAQAAAAAAPAAPAAPRPQPGQVVVGKVDRIEQYGVFLAFPGGKGLIPASETGTDRGTDLRKHFSLGQEVKVAILEIDASGKIRLSIPAAQRAEERAEVEAWQKTQQPQGAGKKGFGTFADLLSKMRK; translated from the coding sequence GTGAGCGACGAGAAGAGCGGCGGAAATTCGGGTGGTCCTGGTGGCTTCGGTCCGAAGAAGCCCAAGGCCACCTTCGGCGACGTGATGCTCGGAATTCCCTCGGGCGGCCGGAGCGACGAGCGCGGTGGGCGTGGCGGCGGCCGGGGAGAGGGCCGGGACAATCGCGGACCGGGCCGTGGCGGCGAGCGCGACGCACAGCCTCGTCCCCAGGGTGATGCTGCCGCGTCGGCGCGGGATGACCGCCGTCCGCGCGGTGGCAACGACCGCGGTGGCCAGCAGCGTGGCCCCGGAGGAGGCGACGCAGGTCAGCGCCGTCCGCAGGGGCCCATGGTCGTCGTGAAGCGCGCCTCGGGCGTCATCGAGACGCGTGGCCCGGCGGGTGACAAGCCGGCCGATGCGACCGCGACCGCCGAGGAGACCACCGCCACGGCGGAGGCTTCCGCGGCCGCTCCGGCGCCGGCGCCGCGTCCGGTGGCTCCGACTCCGGCGCCCTCGAGCGCGCTGTACGAGGAGGTCGCCGAGTCCGAGTCCTTCGCCGACATGTTCGAGGCGCAGGTGAAGGACGGAGGCGCTCCCGGTCGTCGCTCGGTTCGGGTGGGCGAGAAGGTCGCGGGCACCATCTTCCAGCTCGGCGCGGACACCGCGTTCGTGTCGCTCGATGGCTCGGCCAAGAGCGAGGCGATGATCGAGCTGCGCGAGCTCAAGGACGACGAGGGCATCCTGCGCTTCGGCGTGGGTGACCGCATCGAGGCGCACGTCGTGGAGATGGGCGCGCGCGGCATCCTGCTGAGCCGGGCGCTGGCCAAGGGCAACGCCTCCATGGCGATGCTGGCCGAGGCGCGCGCCTCGGGCATGCCGGTGGAAGGCATGGTCCTGGCCGTCAACAAGGGCGGCGTCGAGGTCGCCATCGGCGACGTGCGCGCGTTCTGCCCCATCAGCCAGCTGGACATCCGCTTCGTGGAGAAGCCGGATCAGTTCATCGGCGAGAAGCTCCAGTTCCGCGTCACCGAGGTTCGTGACCGCAACGTGGTGCTGTCGCGCCGCTCGCTGCTCGAGGACGAGCAGCGCCGCCTGGCCACCGAGACGCGCAAGAACCTGGCGGACGGCAAGGTCGTCAAGGGCAAGGTCTCGGGCGTCCGGGACTTCGGCGTGTTCGTGGACCTGGGCGGCGTGGAGGGGATGATCCCCGTCTCCGAGCTGTCCTACCAGCGCGTCGGCCACCCGAGCGAGGTCGTCAAGCAGGGCGACGAGGTCGAGGTGGAGATCCTCCGCATGGAGGCCGCCCAGCCGAACTCTCCGGACAAGTCGAAGCAGAAGGAGCGCATCACGCTCTCGCTGCGCGCCCGTCAGGAGGATCCGTTCAAGAAGGCCCTCACCGAGCTGAAGGAGGGCGACCGCCTGCAGGGCAAGGTCGTCCGGCTCCAGCCGTTCGGTGCCTTCGTGGAGCTGCGTCCGGGCGTGGATGGCCTGGTGCACATCTCCGCGCTGAGCGACCGCCGCATCGCGCACCCGCGCGACGTGGTGAAGGAGGGCGAGGTCGTCTGGGTGGTGATCGAGAAGATCGACCCGAACGACAAGCGCATCGGCCTGCGCCGCATCACGGAGGAGGAGGCGTCGCGTCCTCCCGAGGAGCGTCCGGCTCAGGCCGCCGCTGCCGCCGCGCCCGCGGCCCCCGCCGCGCCGCGTCCCCAGCCGGGTCAGGTCGTCGTGGGCAAGGTGGATCGCATCGAGCAGTACGGTGTGTTCCTCGCGTTCCCGGGCGGCAAGGGGCTCATCCCCGCGAGTGAGACGGGCACGGATCGCGGCACGGATCTGCGCAAGCACTTCTCGCTGGGCCAGGAGGTGAAGGTCGCCATCCTGGAGATCGACGCCTCGGGCAAGATCCGCCTCTCCATCCCGGCCGCGCAGCGCGCCGAGGAGCGCGCCGAGGTCGAGGCGTGGCAGAAGACGCAGCAGCCGCAGGGCGCTGGCAAGAAGGGCTTCGGCACCTTCGCGGATCTGCTCAGCAAGATGCGGAAGTAG
- a CDS encoding sigma-54-dependent Fis family transcriptional regulator, with protein MAKVLVIDDEANLRKVLAALLRRDGFDVTVAENGEQGLAEFHKNGADIVVTDLVMPKVGGMEVLASVRAANSDVPVIIITAHGTVDSAVEAIKAGAFDYITKPFDQAELSSVVAKAAKTNESAKRSVRPDHKARAAIIGESPTIQDVYKIIDKVADTPSTVLITGESGTGKELIATALHGASSRRDKPFIKINCAAIPATLLESELFGYEKGAFTGAVTSKPGRFELADEGTLFLDEIGEIPVEMQVKLLRALQEGEFERVGGIKTTRVDVRLVAATNRDLQAEIEAGRFRKDLYYRLAVVPIVLPALRERRSDIPMLAQHFVDKYNRRLNKKIEGIADDALALLQTYAWPGNIRELENLIERVLLFADGPLITAKDLPEPVRQGTSMTAGAGTSSSATLEVPTGEVGLKDIVRMKAAELERDLIVKKLDETGGNVTRAARLLQISRKSLQTKMKEFGLRDPSPEGQDEGPDE; from the coding sequence ATGGCCAAGGTCCTGGTAATCGACGACGAGGCCAACCTGCGCAAGGTGCTGGCCGCGCTGCTGCGCCGGGACGGCTTCGACGTCACCGTCGCCGAGAACGGCGAGCAAGGGCTCGCCGAGTTCCACAAGAACGGCGCGGACATCGTGGTGACGGACCTGGTGATGCCCAAGGTGGGCGGCATGGAGGTCCTCGCCTCCGTGCGCGCGGCCAACTCGGACGTGCCCGTCATCATCATCACCGCGCACGGCACGGTGGACTCCGCGGTGGAGGCCATCAAGGCCGGTGCGTTCGACTACATCACCAAGCCGTTCGATCAGGCCGAGCTGTCCTCCGTCGTGGCCAAGGCCGCCAAGACGAACGAGAGCGCCAAGCGCTCGGTGCGCCCGGACCACAAGGCGCGCGCGGCCATCATCGGCGAGTCCCCGACCATCCAGGACGTCTACAAGATCATCGACAAGGTCGCGGACACGCCCTCGACGGTGCTGATCACCGGAGAGAGCGGCACGGGCAAGGAGCTCATCGCCACCGCGCTGCACGGCGCCTCCAGCCGGCGCGACAAGCCCTTCATCAAGATCAACTGCGCGGCCATCCCCGCCACGCTGCTGGAGAGCGAGCTGTTCGGCTACGAGAAGGGCGCCTTCACCGGGGCGGTCACCTCCAAGCCGGGCCGCTTCGAGCTGGCCGACGAAGGCACCCTCTTCCTGGACGAGATCGGCGAGATCCCCGTCGAGATGCAGGTGAAGCTCCTGCGCGCGCTCCAGGAGGGCGAGTTCGAGCGCGTGGGCGGTATCAAGACGACGCGCGTGGATGTGCGCCTGGTCGCGGCCACCAACCGGGACCTGCAGGCGGAGATTGAAGCGGGACGCTTCCGCAAGGACCTGTACTACCGCCTGGCGGTGGTCCCCATCGTGTTGCCCGCGCTGCGTGAGCGCCGGAGCGACATCCCCATGCTCGCCCAGCATTTCGTCGACAAGTACAACCGGCGCCTCAACAAGAAGATCGAGGGCATCGCGGACGACGCGCTGGCCCTGCTGCAGACCTACGCGTGGCCCGGCAACATCCGCGAGTTGGAGAACCTCATCGAGCGCGTGCTGCTCTTCGCGGATGGTCCCCTCATCACCGCGAAGGACCTGCCCGAGCCCGTGCGACAGGGCACGAGCATGACCGCGGGCGCGGGCACGTCCTCCTCGGCCACGCTCGAGGTCCCCACGGGCGAAGTGGGCCTCAAGGACATCGTCCGGATGAAGGCGGCCGAGTTGGAGCGCGACCTCATCGTGAAGAAGCTCGATGAGACGGGCGGCAACGTGACGCGGGCCGCGCGCCTGCTGCAGATCAGCCGCAAGTCGCTCCAGACGAAGATGAAGGAGTTTGGCCTCCGCGACCCGTCGCCGGAAGGCCAGGACGAGGGGCCGGACGAGTAA
- the murJ gene encoding murein biosynthesis integral membrane protein MurJ → MLVAIGILASRLMGLVRERVFAHYLGNAAAAAVFKAALRIPNFLQNLFGEGVLSGSFIPVYAQLLGKKDAEEADRVAGAVFGLLALVTGLTVAMGMLATPMFVEIIAPGFHGEERELAIRLVRIIFPGTGLLVLSAWCLGILNSHRRFLLSYLAPVVWNVVMIATLLGAGGRYGEEKLAEILAYSVGVGSFFQFAVQLPTVLRLLGRFRPALSLANASVRQVLRNFGPVVLGRGVVQFSAWVDTAFASLISSRALSSLLYAQTVYLIPVSLFGMAVSAAELPEMARATGEGDADAHVKLRTRIDGGARRIAFWVVPSAAAFLFVGDLVSAALLQTGRFDAADSRYLWYLLMGAAVGLVASTVGRLYASAFYALKDPKTPLRYAVLRVALGTAKAYVLALWLPDWLGVPRELGAAFLTLSSGIVAWLETTLLRRKLVQRLGPVGLPAGLLPRLWLAAGVAGLVGLGIKLGLARWLGPMPGVTAEWGGHLLVPPHLNPVLSLLAVAIPFGAVYFALAAALGVPEAGAVFRKVGRRLGIAR, encoded by the coding sequence ATGCTCGTCGCCATCGGCATCCTGGCCTCGCGCCTCATGGGGCTCGTGCGCGAGCGCGTGTTCGCCCACTACCTGGGCAACGCCGCCGCGGCCGCCGTCTTCAAGGCCGCGCTGCGCATCCCCAACTTCCTGCAGAACCTCTTTGGTGAGGGCGTGCTGTCCGGCTCCTTCATCCCCGTCTATGCCCAGCTGTTGGGCAAGAAGGACGCGGAGGAAGCGGACCGGGTGGCGGGCGCGGTGTTCGGCCTGCTCGCGCTGGTGACGGGCCTGACGGTGGCGATGGGCATGCTCGCCACGCCGATGTTCGTGGAGATCATCGCCCCGGGCTTTCATGGGGAAGAGCGTGAGCTGGCCATCCGGCTGGTGCGCATCATCTTCCCGGGCACGGGGCTCCTCGTACTGAGCGCCTGGTGTCTTGGAATCCTGAACAGCCACCGGCGCTTCCTGCTCTCGTATCTGGCCCCCGTGGTGTGGAACGTGGTGATGATCGCCACGCTGCTCGGGGCGGGTGGCCGCTACGGCGAGGAGAAGCTGGCGGAGATCCTCGCCTACAGCGTGGGCGTGGGCAGCTTCTTCCAGTTCGCCGTGCAGCTCCCCACGGTGCTGCGCCTGCTGGGGCGCTTCCGCCCGGCGCTGTCGCTGGCGAACGCGTCCGTGCGACAGGTGCTGCGCAACTTCGGCCCCGTGGTGTTGGGCCGCGGCGTGGTGCAGTTCAGCGCCTGGGTGGACACCGCCTTCGCGTCGCTCATCTCCAGCCGCGCCCTGTCTTCCCTGCTGTACGCGCAGACCGTCTACCTCATCCCGGTGAGCCTCTTCGGCATGGCGGTCTCGGCCGCCGAGCTTCCCGAGATGGCGCGGGCCACGGGAGAAGGAGACGCGGATGCCCACGTGAAGTTGCGGACGCGCATCGATGGGGGCGCGCGGCGCATCGCCTTCTGGGTGGTGCCCTCGGCCGCGGCGTTCCTCTTCGTGGGCGACCTGGTGAGCGCGGCGCTGCTGCAGACGGGGCGTTTCGACGCGGCGGACTCCCGCTACCTCTGGTACCTGCTCATGGGCGCGGCCGTCGGGCTCGTGGCTTCCACGGTGGGGCGCCTGTACGCCTCCGCCTTCTATGCCCTGAAGGACCCGAAGACGCCCCTGCGCTACGCCGTGCTGCGCGTGGCGCTGGGCACGGCGAAGGCGTACGTGTTGGCGCTGTGGTTGCCCGACTGGCTCGGTGTGCCCCGGGAGCTGGGGGCCGCATTTCTCACCCTGTCGAGCGGCATCGTGGCCTGGTTGGAGACCACCCTCCTGCGCCGCAAGCTCGTGCAGCGCCTGGGGCCCGTGGGCCTGCCGGCGGGACTGCTGCCCCGGCTGTGGCTGGCGGCGGGCGTGGCCGGCCTCGTCGGACTCGGCATCAAGCTGGGGCTGGCCCGGTGGCTGGGACCCATGCCCGGGGTGACAGCGGAGTGGGGGGGGCACCTGCTCGTTCCGCCGCACCTGAACCCCGTCCTGTCGCTGCTCGCCGTGGCGATTCCCTTTGGGGCCGTGTACTTCGCACTCGCGGCCGCCCTGGGCGTCCCCGAGGCGGGCGCCGTGTTCCGCAAGGTGGGGCGCCGGCTCGGAATCGCTCGCTGA
- a CDS encoding peptidoglycan DD-metalloendopeptidase family protein, producing the protein MRPNLPTLGAPPKRNPFGPVVAVSVILGAAAGGVWWWKQRMAQATQEVSAEAQAAPPDAGTPAPQQATAAAAPTGATPTATPETPAKAAGLEHASMRINGPLETAFVQAAGSDVGPALSQVVTRTLVWWVRVPGEVLRGDTLDVIYQRRDGEEPLVYAVRFVSAKTGQTHRAYRFQPEGEANARYYLPTGEELELRLEHSPIDTYEQVTSLLRDGRGHKGVDFRAPVGTPVKAPFAGVIKRKNWNWGSNGNSLELVESGGKARRALFLHLSELPKSLQAGARFNVGQVLAHSGNTGHSFAPHLHYQLMTQDDRVLDPFDQHKTYRGALKATQKSAFEQEVRRLDGLLGTPVAGK; encoded by the coding sequence ATGCGGCCGAACCTTCCCACCCTCGGTGCCCCACCGAAGCGCAACCCCTTCGGACCGGTGGTCGCCGTCTCCGTCATCCTCGGCGCGGCCGCGGGAGGCGTGTGGTGGTGGAAGCAGCGCATGGCGCAGGCCACGCAGGAGGTCAGCGCGGAGGCGCAGGCCGCTCCGCCCGATGCCGGCACCCCGGCGCCCCAGCAAGCGACCGCCGCCGCGGCCCCCACCGGCGCGACGCCCACCGCGACGCCGGAGACCCCGGCGAAGGCCGCGGGCCTGGAGCACGCCTCCATGCGCATCAACGGTCCGCTGGAGACCGCGTTCGTCCAGGCCGCCGGCTCGGACGTGGGCCCCGCGCTGTCCCAGGTCGTCACCCGCACGCTGGTGTGGTGGGTGCGCGTCCCGGGCGAGGTGCTCCGGGGTGACACGCTCGACGTCATCTACCAGCGCCGCGACGGCGAGGAGCCGCTCGTGTACGCGGTCCGGTTCGTCAGCGCGAAGACGGGCCAGACGCACCGGGCCTATCGCTTCCAGCCCGAGGGCGAGGCCAACGCCCGCTACTACCTGCCCACGGGCGAGGAGCTGGAGCTGCGGCTCGAGCACTCCCCCATCGACACGTATGAGCAGGTGACGTCGCTGCTGCGCGACGGCCGCGGACACAAGGGCGTGGACTTCCGCGCCCCGGTGGGCACGCCCGTCAAGGCGCCGTTCGCCGGCGTCATCAAGCGCAAGAACTGGAACTGGGGCAGCAACGGCAACTCACTGGAGCTGGTCGAGTCCGGCGGCAAGGCGCGCCGCGCCCTCTTCCTGCACCTGTCCGAGCTGCCCAAGAGCCTCCAGGCCGGGGCGCGCTTCAACGTGGGCCAGGTGCTGGCCCACAGCGGCAACACGGGCCACTCCTTCGCGCCCCACCTGCACTACCAGCTCATGACGCAGGATGACCGCGTACTGGACCCCTTCGATCAGCACAAGACCTACCGTGGCGCACTTAAGGCGACGCAGAAGTCCGCCTTTGAACAGGAGGTCCGCCGGCTCGATGGACTCCTGGGGACCCCGGTCGCGGGCAAGTAA
- a CDS encoding chromosome segregation protein SMC, giving the protein MHFVEVAVQNVRGFSPAGRFPLKTGYLVLKPPAEAAPFAGLTISLLFADGRGGDVAYVGPGGKSGKAALTFVGQDGATYRVLRELGGSGTLHRMGAGAGQPELISSDAAEISQYLRGQAGLPPRGTFEQVYCLQLAMLPSRRPRKSAAAAKVDPKTTGKFPSLAQAASVQAAEDIPAAEAKLRALETEAVSAREVDQIQFRVDELNSLIFEADSKLKSTEGLKVAVADAEAAWRAAPAPETLGLPQDIISRVQRYPKAVAKRDDALMKLNADREVEAQDVPSSVEPLTQNRIFWAGLGAGVFFLALSVGLGLSVGPLWRYLALFNIPAFGTAALMALRYVDDLQKSTRRGSKEGRFDSREKKIYDEFEAEAAPVRMALKALGLENIDDIPGALERKDLLGVRVGELQVQLEQMEADPEFVAASARRQGLKDELEGLNGQLSQKGAYVRELREVEREIARIKESILLAKAPPAAAAPGSQSGGTPAEPLEDPSPAVLAQAADLLTLDILATQALLRDRCVQYLTALTDRRYQGVEWDKEGRAFALAPGKRTPVGELPPRDLDLYYLALRMTVVEKASARVKQPFLLEDVLTGVEEAKLPLVARMLKHLGTLTQVLHVTAHPGFAQMSDGTVNV; this is encoded by the coding sequence ATGCACTTCGTCGAGGTTGCCGTTCAGAACGTCCGGGGCTTCTCTCCAGCGGGGCGTTTTCCGCTCAAGACCGGGTACCTCGTCCTCAAGCCACCCGCGGAGGCGGCGCCATTCGCGGGGCTGACGATCTCGCTCCTGTTCGCCGATGGACGCGGCGGTGACGTGGCCTACGTCGGGCCGGGCGGGAAGTCGGGCAAGGCCGCGCTCACGTTCGTGGGGCAGGACGGCGCCACGTACCGCGTGCTTCGCGAGCTGGGTGGCTCGGGGACGTTGCATCGCATGGGCGCAGGCGCGGGTCAGCCCGAGCTGATCTCTTCGGATGCCGCGGAGATTAGCCAGTATCTGCGCGGGCAGGCGGGCCTCCCGCCGCGTGGCACGTTCGAGCAGGTGTACTGCCTCCAACTGGCGATGTTGCCCTCGCGACGCCCGCGAAAGTCGGCTGCCGCCGCGAAGGTGGATCCGAAGACGACGGGCAAGTTCCCCTCACTGGCCCAGGCCGCCTCGGTGCAGGCCGCCGAGGACATCCCCGCGGCCGAGGCGAAGCTTCGCGCGCTGGAGACCGAAGCGGTCAGTGCGCGTGAGGTGGATCAGATCCAGTTCCGCGTCGACGAGCTGAACTCGCTCATCTTCGAGGCGGACTCGAAGCTCAAGAGCACGGAGGGGCTGAAGGTCGCTGTCGCGGACGCGGAGGCGGCGTGGCGCGCGGCACCCGCGCCCGAGACGCTCGGGCTGCCTCAGGACATCATCTCGCGTGTGCAGCGCTACCCGAAGGCGGTGGCGAAGCGCGACGACGCGTTGATGAAGCTCAACGCGGATCGCGAGGTCGAGGCGCAGGACGTGCCCTCGTCCGTCGAGCCCCTGACGCAGAATCGGATCTTCTGGGCGGGGTTGGGGGCGGGGGTGTTCTTCCTCGCGTTGAGCGTGGGCCTGGGGCTGTCGGTGGGGCCGCTGTGGCGCTACCTCGCCCTGTTCAACATTCCTGCCTTCGGCACGGCGGCGCTCATGGCGCTGCGCTACGTGGACGACCTCCAGAAGTCCACGCGGCGAGGCAGCAAGGAAGGCCGCTTCGACTCGCGCGAGAAGAAGATCTACGACGAGTTCGAGGCCGAGGCCGCGCCGGTGCGCATGGCCCTCAAGGCGCTCGGGCTGGAGAACATCGACGACATCCCCGGCGCACTGGAGCGCAAGGATCTGCTCGGCGTTCGCGTGGGGGAGCTCCAGGTCCAGCTCGAGCAGATGGAGGCGGATCCCGAGTTCGTCGCCGCATCTGCCCGGCGCCAGGGGCTGAAGGATGAACTCGAGGGCCTCAACGGTCAGCTCTCCCAGAAGGGCGCCTACGTCCGCGAGCTGCGTGAAGTGGAGCGGGAGATCGCGCGCATCAAGGAGTCGATCTTGCTGGCCAAGGCACCTCCCGCCGCGGCCGCGCCCGGTTCCCAGTCCGGGGGCACTCCCGCCGAGCCGCTGGAAGATCCATCCCCCGCGGTGCTCGCGCAGGCTGCGGACCTGCTGACGCTGGACATCCTGGCCACGCAGGCGCTGCTGCGCGACCGCTGCGTTCAGTACCTCACGGCGCTGACGGATCGCCGCTACCAGGGCGTCGAGTGGGACAAAGAGGGCCGCGCCTTCGCGCTGGCCCCTGGCAAGCGCACCCCCGTGGGCGAGTTGCCGCCGCGCGACCTGGACCTCTACTACCTGGCTCTGCGCATGACCGTCGTCGAGAAGGCGAGCGCCCGCGTGAAGCAGCCGTTCCTGCTCGAGGATGTACTGACGGGCGTGGAGGAGGCGAAGCTGCCGCTGGTGGCGCGCATGCTCAAGCACCTCGGCACGCTGACCCAGGTGCTTCACGTCACCGCGCACCCCGGCTTCGCGCAGATGTCGGACGGCACCGTTAACGTCTAG
- a CDS encoding bacteriocin family protein: MPDFLGHAENPLREEEWARLNETVIQVARRSLVGRRILDIYGPLGAGVQTVPYDEYQGVSPGAVDIVGEQETAMVFTDARKFKTIPIIYKDFLLHWRDIEAARSHNMPLDVSAAAGAAALCAQQEDELIFYGDTKLGYEGLMTAVGRLSVSLGDWTAAGGGFQAIVEATRKLNEHGHYGPYAVVLSPRLYSQLHRIYEKSGVLEIETIRQLASDGIFQSNRLRGDSGVVVSTGRENMDLAVAMDMVTAYLGASKMNHPFRVLESLLLRIKHPDAICTIEGTPSAPRQS, translated from the coding sequence ATGCCTGACTTTCTTGGACATGCCGAGAACCCGCTGCGCGAAGAGGAGTGGGCGCGCCTGAACGAGACGGTGATCCAGGTCGCCCGCCGCTCGCTCGTCGGCCGCCGCATCCTGGACATCTACGGTCCGCTCGGCGCGGGCGTGCAGACGGTGCCCTACGATGAGTACCAGGGCGTGTCCCCCGGCGCCGTGGACATCGTCGGGGAGCAGGAGACCGCGATGGTCTTCACCGACGCGCGCAAGTTCAAGACCATCCCCATCATCTACAAGGATTTCCTGCTGCACTGGCGGGACATCGAGGCGGCGCGCTCGCACAACATGCCGCTGGACGTGTCCGCCGCCGCGGGTGCCGCCGCGCTGTGCGCTCAGCAGGAGGACGAGCTCATCTTCTACGGCGACACCAAGCTCGGCTACGAGGGCTTGATGACGGCCGTGGGCCGACTCTCGGTCTCGCTCGGAGATTGGACCGCCGCGGGTGGCGGCTTCCAGGCCATCGTCGAGGCCACGCGCAAGCTCAACGAGCACGGCCACTACGGCCCCTACGCCGTGGTGCTGTCGCCGCGCCTGTACTCGCAGCTGCACCGCATCTACGAGAAGTCGGGCGTGCTGGAGATCGAGACCATCCGGCAGCTCGCCTCGGATGGCATCTTCCAGTCCAACCGCCTGCGCGGTGACTCGGGCGTGGTGGTGTCCACCGGCCGCGAGAACATGGACCTCGCGGTGGCCATGGACATGGTCACCGCCTACCTGGGCGCCAGCAAGATGAACCACCCGTTCCGGGTCCTGGAGTCGCTGCTGTTGCGCATCAAACACCCGGACGCCATCTGCACCATCGAGGGCACTCCCTCGGCCCCGCGCCAGTCGTAG